GATCGCGTTGCGGTGTTACACTCGGCGCTTTCGCAGCGTGAACGTTACGATGCCTGGCAGGCTGCGGCGCGCGGGGAGATCAGCGTCGTCGTCGGCGCACGTTCGGCAATTTTCGCTCCGCTGGAAGACGTGCGGCTCGTCGTCGTCGACGAAGCTCATGAGGGAACGTATCGCCAAGAGACGACGCCGCGCTACGATGCGCTTGCCGTCGCCCGCGAACGGATGCGGCTCGCACACGGACTGCTGATCCTCGGCACGGCGACGCCGCCCCTTACATCGTACGAGCGAGCCCTGCGCGGCGAGATCGATCTGGTGCGTTTGCCGAAGCGCGCGAGCGCTGCAGCGATGCCGGAGGTGCACGTCATTGACATGACGCGTGAATTCTCGTCCGGCAACCGCCGCGTGTTCTCGAGTCTGCTCGCGGAAGCAATCGCCGCGCGTCTGGAGAGCGGCGAGAAAACTATTTTATTCGTTAACCGCCGCGGCTCGGCGGGATTCATCTTGTGCCGCGGCTGCGGCTACGTTCCGGAGTGCACGCGCTGCTCGACGTCGCTCGTCGTGCACCGCAGCGACGGTCTCTTGCGCTGCCACCACTGCGACCTGCAGCTTGCATTGGCCGAGGTGTGCCCGCGTTGCAAAAATTCGGCCTTCCGAGAGTTCGGAATTGGGACGGAAAAAGTCGCGGAAGAGGTGAAGAAACTCTGGCCGGGTGCGCGCGTGGTCCGGATGGACTCCGATACGACGACTCGTGTCGGCGACCACGCCCGCATCCTGTCTACCTTTGAAAACGACGCCGACGTTTTGGTCGGAACGCAAATGGTCGCCAAAGGTCTCGACTTCCCGACTGTCACGCTCGTCGGCGTCGTGGCTGCGGATCTCGGACTACACGTGCCCGACTATCGCGCAGCGGAACGAACGTTCGATCTGATCGCGCAAGTGTGCGGACGCAGCGGCCGTTCACGTCCGGGAATTGCGATCGTGCAGACATATTCGCCCGAGCATCCGGCGATTGCGCTCGGTGCGCGCGCTGATTTCGACGCGTTTGCGCGTGAAGAGCTCGAGGAGCGCCAAGCGCTCGCGTATCCACCCTTCGGCGAGCTTGCTTATGTTGGCGTTGCCGGGCGCTCGCGCAAAGCGGTCGAGGCCGCAGTACGCGGCTACGCTGCGATCTTGCGTCAGGAACGCGCCGGAGAGATTTTAGGCCCTGCCCCGCTGCCGATCGCGCGGTTGAATGAAGAATGGCGTTGGCGCGTCGGAGTTAAGGCTTCGAGTCTCGAAGTGATGCGAGGGGTTGTCCGCAAGCGTATCCTCCCGCTGGCACATAAGGACCGTGCCACGCGGCTGTGGATCGCATTTGACTGAAACGGGGTTGTACCAAGCGTGAATCCGATGGATCCGTTCGGGGTAGGCAAGGCCACCCTCGACGTGTGGCAGGCGATGCTCAAGGAGCCGGATCG
Above is a genomic segment from Candidatus Baltobacteraceae bacterium containing:
- the priA gene encoding primosomal protein N' is translated as MSSALAVDVLVHLRTARFDTPLTYALPDGISPRVGDVVRVPLGTRNVYGYVVSAPYAKNESALRPIVNVADAPRAFDETGLALARFIADRAVCTLGEALGAVVLAGAIPRVEEKMAVIAAAPSPTRHANVPQRLLRLIWDDLRDGFSVEALLRHPEARRAADRSALLRHLGSLVRSGDLARVRTMGGPRLTERMTALLVPGEGEIAGRKAAALVRAVYEAGSLRRSDALLEGYSHAVIARTIASGAIQEIQQSAREARASQGIVRPPLTPSDDQRLALAKIREKLATSSFDELLLYGVTGSGKTLVYLEAIADVVESGGRAIVLVPEISLTPQTARRFEAVFGDRVAVLHSALSQRERYDAWQAAARGEISVVVGARSAIFAPLEDVRLVVVDEAHEGTYRQETTPRYDALAVARERMRLAHGLLILGTATPPLTSYERALRGEIDLVRLPKRASAAAMPEVHVIDMTREFSSGNRRVFSSLLAEAIAARLESGEKTILFVNRRGSAGFILCRGCGYVPECTRCSTSLVVHRSDGLLRCHHCDLQLALAEVCPRCKNSAFREFGIGTEKVAEEVKKLWPGARVVRMDSDTTTRVGDHARILSTFENDADVLVGTQMVAKGLDFPTVTLVGVVAADLGLHVPDYRAAERTFDLIAQVCGRSGRSRPGIAIVQTYSPEHPAIALGARADFDAFAREELEERQALAYPPFGELAYVGVAGRSRKAVEAAVRGYAAILRQERAGEILGPAPLPIARLNEEWRWRVGVKASSLEVMRGVVRKRILPLAHKDRATRLWIAFD